From Pseudomonas vanderleydeniana, the proteins below share one genomic window:
- a CDS encoding alpha/beta fold hydrolase, translating into MGNRFIAAACLMLSFGLAHAAERWETLPPTPAPVAGVQSGYANVNGIRLYYTRTGHGSPVLLLHGGLANSDYWGNQVKALAAKHTVITLDSRGHGRSSRDSRPYGYDLMADDVVAVLDSLKIPKADIVGWSDGAILGLDLAIRHPTRVGKIFAFAANSTTAGVKDNVEKNPTFAAYIERAGKEYVKLSPTPKEYDAFVEQISHMWASQPNWSDADLQKIKTPVLIVDGDRDEAIKRENTEYMAATIPGAGLLILPNASHFAFLQDPAFFNAALLNFLDGQ; encoded by the coding sequence GAAATCGCTTCATCGCTGCTGCCTGCCTGATGCTGTCATTCGGCCTGGCCCACGCCGCCGAACGCTGGGAAACCCTGCCGCCAACGCCTGCCCCGGTCGCCGGCGTGCAGAGCGGCTATGCCAACGTCAACGGTATCAGGCTCTACTACACCCGTACCGGTCATGGCTCGCCCGTGCTGCTGTTGCACGGTGGCCTCGCCAACTCCGACTACTGGGGCAACCAGGTCAAGGCCCTGGCGGCTAAACACACGGTGATTACCCTCGATAGCCGTGGCCATGGCCGCAGCTCACGCGACAGCCGCCCCTACGGCTACGACCTGATGGCCGACGACGTGGTCGCCGTGCTCGACAGCCTGAAGATCCCCAAGGCCGACATCGTCGGCTGGAGCGACGGCGCGATCCTCGGCCTCGACCTGGCGATCCGCCACCCAACCCGCGTCGGCAAGATCTTCGCCTTCGCCGCCAACAGCACCACCGCCGGCGTGAAGGACAACGTCGAAAAGAACCCCACCTTCGCCGCCTATATCGAACGGGCCGGCAAGGAGTACGTGAAGCTGTCGCCAACCCCCAAGGAATACGATGCGTTCGTCGAACAGATCAGCCACATGTGGGCCAGCCAGCCTAACTGGAGCGACGCCGACCTGCAGAAGATCAAGACTCCGGTGCTGATCGTGGACGGTGATCGCGACGAAGCGATCAAGCGCGAGAACACCGAGTACATGGCGGCCACCATTCCCGGGGCCGGCCTGCTGATCCTGCCCAATGCCAGCCACTTCGCGTTCCTGCAGGATCCGGCCTTCTTCAACGCCGCACTGCTGAATTTCCTCGACGGCCAATAG
- a CDS encoding OpgC domain-containing protein: protein MLNGRDPRIDFFRGLALIFIFWDHVPHNPLGQITLRNIGFSDAAEVFVFLAGYAAVLAYGKILQRDGYLIACVKILRRAWVLYVVHIFLLAMLMGIVFFANSHVETRDLIQEMGLQHFVSHPEQALTDELLLRFKPNLMDPLPLYIVLLLGLPLVLPLLLRLPLAVVAVSLTVYLLAPLLGWNLAAIGDGVWYFNPVTWQLLFILGGAAALHSQRPRLPDNRSLARQPLFVAAAAYSLAAGVITLSWRWPQIHDAVMPATLSNWLYPISKTDLSPVRLLHFLALAYVTAKLLPGGNWTRHWLARQTGRMGRYSLEVFCLGVLLAPLADMVNALADDAFAMQVCTALAGAGLLALLGAWLDFNKRLGQPMRAVPA from the coding sequence ATGCTGAACGGACGCGACCCGCGCATCGACTTTTTTCGCGGACTGGCACTGATCTTCATTTTCTGGGATCACGTGCCGCACAACCCACTGGGCCAGATCACCCTGCGCAACATCGGTTTCAGCGATGCGGCGGAGGTGTTCGTGTTCCTCGCCGGCTACGCCGCCGTCCTTGCCTACGGCAAGATCCTGCAGCGCGACGGCTACCTGATCGCCTGCGTGAAGATCCTGCGCCGAGCCTGGGTGCTCTATGTGGTGCACATCTTCCTGCTGGCGATGCTGATGGGCATCGTGTTCTTCGCCAACAGCCACGTGGAAACCCGCGACCTGATCCAGGAAATGGGCCTGCAGCATTTCGTCAGCCATCCCGAACAGGCGCTGACGGACGAATTGCTGTTGCGCTTCAAGCCGAACCTGATGGACCCGCTGCCGCTGTACATCGTGTTGTTGCTCGGCCTGCCGCTGGTCTTGCCGCTACTGCTGCGCCTGCCGCTGGCGGTGGTGGCCGTGTCCTTGACGGTTTACCTGCTCGCTCCCTTGCTGGGCTGGAACCTGGCGGCAATCGGCGATGGCGTCTGGTACTTCAACCCGGTCACCTGGCAACTGCTGTTCATCCTCGGTGGCGCGGCGGCGCTCCACAGCCAGCGGCCACGCCTGCCGGATAACCGGTCGCTGGCCCGCCAGCCACTGTTCGTCGCGGCCGCGGCCTATTCACTGGCTGCCGGGGTCATCACCCTGTCCTGGCGTTGGCCGCAGATCCATGATGCCGTCATGCCGGCCACGCTGAGCAACTGGCTGTACCCAATCAGCAAGACCGACCTGTCACCGGTACGCCTGCTGCACTTCCTCGCACTGGCCTACGTCACCGCGAAACTGCTGCCCGGCGGCAACTGGACCCGGCACTGGCTGGCACGGCAGACCGGTCGCATGGGCCGCTACTCGCTGGAGGTGTTCTGCCTGGGCGTGCTGCTGGCGCCGCTGGCAGACATGGTCAACGCCCTGGCCGACGATGCTTTCGCCATGCAGGTCTGCACCGCCCTGGCCGGCGCCGGGTTGCTGGCCCTGCTCGGCGCCTGGCTGGACTTCAACAAGCGCCTGGGCCAGCCGATGCGGGCCGTTCCCGCCTGA
- a CDS encoding amino acid permease codes for MPVGTQLPSGETVKGGPLKRELGERHIRLMALGACIGVGLFLGSAKAIEMAGPAIMLSYIIGGLAILVIMRALGEMAVHNPVAGSFSRYAQDYLGPLAGFLTGWNYWFLWLVTCVAEITAVAVYMGIWFPDVPRWIWALAALVSMGTINLIAVKAFGEFEFWFALIKIVTIIAMVIGGVGVIAFGFGNDGVAVGISNLWTHGGFMPNGVSGVLMSLQMVMFAYLGVEMIGLTAGEARNPQKTIPNAIGSVFWRILLFYVGALFVILSIYPWNAIGTQGSPFVMTFERLGIKTAAGIINFVVITAALSSCNGGIFSTGRMLYSLAQNGQAPATFARTSSNGVPRRALLLSIAALLLGVLLNYLVPEKVFVWVTSIATFGAIWTWVMILLAQLKFRKGLSRSQVEGLQYRMWLYPVSSYLALAFLVLVVGLMAYFPDTRVALYIGPAFLVLLTLLFYVFKLQPNDASPAANPAA; via the coding sequence ATGCCAGTTGGCACCCAACTGCCCTCCGGCGAGACCGTCAAAGGCGGCCCGCTCAAACGTGAACTCGGTGAACGGCACATACGGCTGATGGCGCTTGGCGCCTGTATCGGTGTCGGCCTGTTCCTCGGTTCTGCCAAGGCCATCGAAATGGCCGGTCCGGCAATCATGCTGTCCTACATCATCGGTGGCCTGGCGATCCTGGTGATCATGCGCGCCCTTGGCGAAATGGCCGTGCACAACCCGGTGGCCGGTTCCTTCAGCCGTTATGCACAAGACTACCTCGGCCCGCTGGCGGGCTTTCTCACCGGCTGGAACTACTGGTTCCTGTGGCTGGTGACCTGCGTTGCGGAAATCACTGCGGTGGCGGTGTACATGGGCATCTGGTTCCCTGACGTGCCCCGCTGGATCTGGGCCCTGGCGGCCCTGGTGAGCATGGGCACCATCAACCTGATCGCGGTGAAGGCCTTTGGCGAATTCGAGTTCTGGTTCGCCCTGATCAAGATCGTCACCATCATCGCCATGGTGATCGGCGGTGTGGGCGTGATCGCCTTCGGCTTCGGCAATGACGGCGTGGCCGTGGGCATTTCCAACCTGTGGACGCATGGCGGCTTCATGCCCAACGGGGTCAGCGGCGTGCTGATGTCGCTGCAGATGGTGATGTTCGCCTACCTGGGCGTGGAGATGATCGGCCTGACCGCCGGCGAGGCACGTAACCCGCAGAAGACCATTCCCAACGCCATCGGCTCGGTGTTCTGGCGCATCCTGCTGTTCTATGTCGGGGCGTTGTTCGTGATCCTCTCGATCTATCCGTGGAACGCCATCGGCACCCAGGGCAGCCCGTTCGTGATGACCTTCGAGCGCCTGGGGATCAAGACCGCTGCGGGCATCATCAACTTCGTGGTGATCACCGCCGCACTGTCCTCCTGCAACGGCGGGATCTTCAGCACCGGGCGCATGCTCTACAGCCTGGCGCAGAACGGCCAGGCGCCGGCGACCTTCGCCAGGACCTCGAGCAATGGTGTGCCGCGTCGTGCGTTGCTGCTGTCGATTGCAGCCCTGTTGCTGGGCGTGCTGCTCAACTACCTGGTACCGGAAAAGGTATTCGTCTGGGTGACCTCGATCGCCACCTTCGGCGCGATCTGGACCTGGGTGATGATCCTGCTGGCGCAGTTGAAGTTCCGCAAGGGCCTGAGCCGCTCGCAGGTCGAGGGCCTGCAGTACCGCATGTGGCTGTACCCGGTCAGTTCCTACCTGGCGCTGGCGTTCCTGGTGCTGGTGGTCGGCCTGATGGCGTACTTCCCCGACACGCGCGTTGCGCTGTACATCGGCCCGGCGTTCCTGGTGCTGCTGACGCTGTTGTTCTACGTGTTCAAGCTGCAGCCGAACGATGCTTCACCGGCTGCGAATCCGGCGGCGTAA
- a CDS encoding transglycosylase domain-containing protein — MGALWNSDSTRTVPATDSPDEAPVPKRPRRRRLWWRLFWLVLLIAVILLGVAASREMRTSKLQAREISRFAGDLDYAMASGPSDSVLYPGDGPFDRRLGYSDLGTFLGRLAKRGYLVEAQARFSPALLDYGKAGFFVPYTEKIQAGLSITDCRGAELYQYSYPQQLYASFSAIPPLVVNSLLFIENRDLLDPGQPQANPAVDWPRFGKAVLSQIAKVLHIGGQSAGGSTLATQLEKYRHSPDGLTLSGGEKIRQMISASVRAYQGGPQTLEVRQNVVRDYLNSVPLSAVPGHGEVHGLAEGLRVWYGADFAEVNAQLSGTASDPRSLAKRGLALREVLSLMIAQRRPSHYLARGRDELADLTDSHLRLLAQNAVIDGPLASAALASKVSYRDWVQEPTIQPIESNKGISVARSRLAAMLDRPLYDLDRLDLSATSTLQAQLQGQVSDYLKNLANPEFAKSIGLLGDRLLTASSTQQVRYSFTLFELTPDSYRVRVQTDSTDQPFDINEGSKLELGSTAKLRVLTTYLQIIAELHDRYGDQSPAQLKKVEVDDQDRLTRWALDYLIQNSDRNLPAMLGAALNRQYSASPGESFFTGGGMHHFHNFRSEDNGRSPTLLEALRESINLPFIRLMRDLVRYSTYQGPNNSAELLKDDDNPRRQEYLARFADREGTAFLLRFWKKYRNKDSQERLETFLDSMHPTPIRLAAVHRYLLPEAPQKAFNAFVRAHLKTEKVTDERLDKLYQSYGPGAYDLPDQGYIAKVHPLDLWLLGYLLKNPQARFSQAVAASEFERQEVYGWLFKSRHKSARDSRIRVMVEIEAFLDIHRRWQQVGYPFDHLVPSLATAIGSSGDRPAALAELIGIILNDGVRLPTLRIDSLHFAANTPYETQVANDPGKGKRVMPSEVATALREALSQVVDAGTARRVSGSFKQPDGMPLAMGGKTGTGDNRIESIGAGGRVLNSKSINRTATFVFYIGAHHFGTLTAFVPGRSAENFKFTSALPVQVLKGMSPILTPYLQPDSNTLCKPQAVAYR; from the coding sequence ATGGGCGCTCTGTGGAACTCCGATTCGACCAGGACTGTGCCAGCCACCGACAGTCCGGATGAAGCGCCTGTACCGAAAAGACCTCGCAGGCGACGACTCTGGTGGCGCCTGTTCTGGCTGGTGCTGCTGATCGCGGTGATCCTGCTCGGCGTCGCCGCCTCTCGGGAAATGCGGACCTCGAAACTCCAGGCCAGGGAAATCAGCCGCTTTGCCGGCGACCTCGACTACGCCATGGCCAGCGGCCCCAGCGACTCGGTGCTCTATCCCGGCGACGGCCCCTTCGACAGGCGCCTGGGCTACAGCGACCTGGGCACCTTCCTCGGCCGGCTGGCCAAGCGCGGCTACCTGGTCGAGGCACAGGCACGTTTCTCCCCTGCCCTGCTCGACTACGGCAAGGCCGGCTTCTTCGTGCCCTATACCGAAAAAATCCAGGCCGGCCTGTCGATCACCGACTGCCGGGGTGCCGAACTCTACCAGTACAGCTACCCACAGCAGCTCTATGCAAGCTTTTCGGCGATCCCCCCACTGGTGGTCAACAGCCTGCTGTTCATCGAGAACCGCGACCTGCTCGACCCCGGCCAGCCGCAGGCCAATCCGGCCGTGGACTGGCCGCGCTTCGGCAAGGCGGTGCTGTCGCAGATCGCCAAGGTCCTGCACATCGGCGGGCAGAGCGCCGGTGGCAGCACCCTGGCCACGCAACTGGAAAAATATCGACACTCGCCGGATGGCCTGACCCTGAGCGGCGGCGAGAAGATCCGCCAGATGATTTCCGCCAGCGTACGGGCCTACCAGGGCGGTCCGCAGACCCTGGAAGTACGGCAGAATGTGGTCCGCGACTACCTCAACAGCGTGCCCCTGTCAGCCGTGCCGGGGCATGGCGAGGTGCATGGCCTGGCCGAGGGTTTGCGGGTCTGGTACGGCGCCGATTTCGCCGAGGTCAACGCGCAGTTGAGCGGCACCGCCAGTGACCCGCGGAGCCTGGCCAAGCGTGGCCTGGCCTTGCGCGAGGTCCTCTCGCTGATGATCGCCCAGCGGCGCCCCTCGCACTACCTGGCCCGTGGCCGTGATGAACTGGCCGACCTCACCGACAGCCACCTGCGCCTGCTCGCGCAGAACGCCGTCATCGACGGGCCGCTGGCCAGCGCGGCCCTGGCGAGCAAGGTCAGCTATCGCGACTGGGTCCAGGAACCGACGATCCAGCCGATCGAATCGAACAAGGGCATCAGCGTCGCCCGCAGCCGCCTGGCGGCGATGCTCGACCGGCCGCTCTACGACCTCGACCGCCTCGACCTGTCGGCGACCAGTACCCTGCAGGCCCAGCTGCAGGGCCAGGTCAGCGACTACCTGAAAAACCTGGCGAACCCGGAGTTCGCCAAGTCCATCGGACTGCTCGGCGACCGTCTGTTGACCGCCAGCAGCACCCAGCAGGTGCGCTACAGCTTCACCCTCTTCGAACTGACCCCGGACAGCTATCGGGTCCGGGTGCAGACCGACAGCACCGACCAGCCCTTCGACATCAACGAAGGCAGCAAGCTGGAACTGGGCTCCACCGCCAAGCTGCGGGTGCTGACCACCTACCTGCAGATCATTGCCGAGCTGCATGATCGTTATGGCGACCAGTCCCCGGCGCAACTGAAGAAGGTCGAGGTCGACGACCAGGACCGGCTCACCCGCTGGGCCCTGGACTACCTGATCCAGAACAGCGACCGCAACCTGCCCGCCATGCTCGGCGCGGCGCTGAACCGGCAGTACTCGGCGAGCCCCGGCGAAAGTTTCTTCACGGGCGGCGGCATGCACCACTTCCACAATTTTCGCAGCGAAGACAATGGACGCTCGCCAACCCTGCTCGAAGCCTTGCGCGAGTCGATCAACCTGCCGTTCATCCGGCTGATGCGCGACCTGGTGCGCTACAGCACCTACCAGGGCCCGAACAACAGCGCCGAACTGCTCAAGGACGACGACAATCCTCGCCGACAGGAGTACCTGGCACGCTTCGCCGACCGGGAAGGCACCGCATTCCTGCTGCGGTTCTGGAAGAAGTATCGGAACAAGGATTCCCAGGAACGCCTGGAGACCTTTCTCGACAGCATGCACCCGACACCGATCCGCCTGGCGGCCGTGCATCGCTACCTGCTGCCGGAGGCACCACAGAAGGCCTTCAATGCTTTCGTGCGGGCCCACCTGAAGACCGAGAAGGTCACCGACGAACGCCTGGACAAGCTCTACCAGAGCTACGGCCCGGGGGCCTACGACCTGCCGGACCAGGGCTATATCGCCAAGGTCCACCCGCTCGACCTGTGGCTGTTGGGCTACCTGCTGAAGAATCCGCAGGCCAGGTTCAGCCAGGCGGTGGCCGCCAGCGAGTTTGAACGCCAGGAAGTCTATGGCTGGCTGTTCAAGAGCAGGCACAAGAGCGCCCGTGACAGTCGTATCCGGGTGATGGTCGAGATCGAGGCCTTCCTCGATATCCATCGGCGCTGGCAGCAGGTCGGCTACCCGTTCGATCACCTGGTGCCTTCGCTGGCGACCGCCATCGGCAGCTCCGGCGACCGCCCGGCCGCGCTGGCCGAGCTGATCGGCATCATCCTCAACGACGGCGTACGCCTGCCGACCCTGCGCATCGACAGCCTGCACTTCGCCGCCAATACCCCCTACGAAACGCAGGTGGCCAACGACCCGGGCAAGGGCAAGCGGGTCATGCCCTCGGAGGTGGCCACGGCACTGCGCGAAGCCTTGTCACAGGTGGTGGACGCAGGTACCGCACGACGGGTATCGGGCAGCTTCAAGCAGCCCGATGGCATGCCGCTGGCAATGGGCGGCAAGACCGGGACCGGGGACAACCGGATCGAAAGCATCGGCGCGGGTGGACGGGTGTTGAACTCCAAGTCGATCAACCGGACCGCAACGTTCGTGTTCTACATCGGTGCCCATCACTTTGGCACCCTGACCGCCTTCGTTCCCGGACGCTCGGCGGAGAACTTCAAGTTCACCTCGGCGTTGCCGGTGCAGGTCCTCAAGGGCATGTCCCCGATCCTGACCCCTTACCTGCAACCGGACAGCAACACCCTGTGCAAGCCGCAGGCGGTGGCGTACCGGTAG
- a CDS encoding C40 family peptidase — protein sequence MSRLVSAVLLLWGLVGSWPAHANLDSARKSPARVAEVKADSSIDNVIDRAHQLIGTPYRWGGMSVKGFDCSGLLVYLFQNEADIKLPRTTVGMRRSSARTVQRGSLKPGDAVFFNRNGRGNVSHVGLYVGEGKFIHSPRSGKSVRIDSLNNAYWKKSYTLAKRFHTAN from the coding sequence ATGTCCAGGTTGGTTTCAGCGGTCCTGTTGCTGTGGGGCCTGGTTGGCTCATGGCCGGCCCACGCGAATCTCGATTCGGCGCGCAAGTCTCCGGCCAGGGTTGCCGAAGTGAAGGCGGACTCTTCGATCGATAACGTCATCGATCGTGCCCATCAGTTGATCGGTACGCCCTACCGGTGGGGCGGCATGTCGGTGAAGGGCTTCGATTGCAGCGGGCTGCTGGTCTATCTGTTCCAGAACGAGGCCGACATCAAGCTGCCCCGCACCACGGTGGGCATGCGGCGCTCCAGCGCCAGGACCGTCCAGCGTGGCAGCCTCAAGCCCGGTGACGCGGTGTTCTTCAACCGCAATGGCCGGGGCAATGTCAGCCATGTCGGGCTGTACGTGGGCGAGGGCAAGTTCATTCACTCGCCACGTAGCGGCAAGAGTGTGCGCATCGATTCGCTGAACAACGCCTACTGGAAGAAGAGCTACACGCTGGCCAAGCGCTTTCACACCGCTAACTAG
- a CDS encoding PadR family transcriptional regulator produces MREHHHPPHPREFGDGHDGFERRPGRERGGRGPRVFAPGDLKLLLLALIAEQPCHGYDLIRQIEGMFDGAYSPSPGVIYPTLTFLEESELISGDAEGGKKRYGVTDAGRHYLSEQAVALDGVRTRIDVSKRSLRGHDRPPEIHEAVHNLRHALQLHHGRWSPEEILRVRDLLNNTAKAIVDGPVSAQPSSENAQ; encoded by the coding sequence ATGAGAGAACATCACCACCCCCCTCACCCTCGTGAGTTCGGCGACGGTCATGACGGCTTCGAACGTCGCCCAGGCCGCGAACGCGGCGGGCGCGGCCCACGGGTATTCGCCCCGGGTGACCTGAAACTGCTGTTGCTGGCGCTGATTGCCGAGCAGCCCTGCCACGGCTACGACCTGATCCGCCAGATCGAAGGCATGTTCGACGGTGCCTACAGTCCGAGCCCTGGCGTGATCTACCCGACCCTGACCTTCCTCGAGGAGAGCGAATTGATCAGCGGCGACGCCGAGGGTGGGAAAAAGCGCTACGGCGTGACCGACGCCGGTCGTCATTACCTGAGTGAGCAGGCTGTGGCGCTGGACGGTGTGCGTACGCGCATCGATGTCAGCAAACGCTCCCTGCGCGGCCATGACCGGCCACCGGAGATCCACGAGGCCGTGCACAACCTGCGCCACGCCCTGCAGCTGCATCACGGACGCTGGAGCCCGGAGGAAATCCTGCGGGTCCGCGACCTGCTCAACAACACCGCCAAGGCCATCGTCGATGGCCCCGTATCCGCCCAGCCCAGTTCGGAGAACGCGCAATGA
- a CDS encoding siderophore-interacting protein, with the protein MNIVNQQGIHRVMHEIKRRRLEVLRVQDLTPRMRRITLGGPELAGFISLGTDDHVKLFFPQNAAEQAALETLVIGAKDNGPMPAMRDYTPRRYDLELGELDIDFVLHGDGPASTWAEQATPGQYLHIGGPRGSMVVPDIFDSYLLVGDETALPAIARRLEGLAANRRALVVVEVENEAEQQPLHSSAQVEVIWVRRDRPEQDLLQAVEQLTPPTGSLYAWIATEAALSRKLRRVLLDTHGLDDEFVKAAGYWRLDPSAED; encoded by the coding sequence ATGAACATCGTCAACCAGCAAGGCATTCACCGGGTCATGCACGAGATCAAGCGCCGCCGCCTGGAGGTCCTGCGGGTGCAGGACCTGACACCACGCATGCGCCGCATTACCCTGGGCGGCCCGGAACTGGCCGGTTTCATCAGCCTGGGCACGGACGATCACGTCAAGTTGTTCTTCCCACAGAACGCAGCCGAACAGGCGGCGCTGGAAACCCTGGTCATCGGCGCCAAGGACAATGGCCCGATGCCCGCCATGCGCGACTACACCCCGCGTCGCTACGACCTGGAGCTGGGCGAACTGGATATCGACTTCGTCCTGCATGGCGACGGCCCAGCCTCGACCTGGGCGGAACAGGCCACGCCCGGCCAGTACCTGCATATCGGTGGACCACGGGGCTCGATGGTGGTCCCGGATATCTTCGACAGCTACCTGCTGGTCGGCGACGAGACCGCCCTGCCGGCCATCGCCCGCCGCCTGGAGGGCCTGGCAGCCAATCGCCGGGCCCTGGTGGTGGTGGAAGTGGAAAACGAGGCGGAGCAGCAACCACTGCATAGCTCGGCACAGGTCGAGGTGATCTGGGTGCGCCGCGACCGGCCGGAGCAGGATCTGTTGCAAGCCGTCGAACAGCTGACTCCACCAACCGGCAGCCTCTATGCCTGGATCGCCACCGAAGCCGCGCTGTCGCGCAAGCTGCGCCGGGTCCTGCTCGACACCCACGGCCTGGATGACGAGTTCGTCAAGGCCGCCGGCTACTGGCGACTGGACCCCAGCGCCGAAGACTGA
- a CDS encoding Pr6Pr family membrane protein, translating into MSAQRRLHCACSRMALLAAAVLGWVGLGIQMYLILIARWQAGASLMGGLVTFFSFFTVLTNTLVAVVLTCEVTSRDSVGRRFFLKPAVRTAIVANIVVVGLAYNLLLRPLWHPQGFQWLADELLHDVMPLLFVVYWWRCVPKGDLRFSQVLPWLIYPLVYFAYVLLRGHLIGAYPYPFVDVDRLGYPQVFINAGRILLGFLLVSLVLIGVDRGCGRRRA; encoded by the coding sequence ATGTCCGCTCAGCGGCGCCTGCACTGTGCCTGTTCACGCATGGCGCTGTTGGCGGCTGCGGTACTGGGCTGGGTCGGCCTGGGCATCCAGATGTACCTGATCCTGATCGCCCGCTGGCAGGCCGGAGCGAGTCTGATGGGTGGGTTGGTCACCTTCTTCAGTTTCTTTACCGTGCTGACCAACACCCTGGTGGCGGTGGTGCTGACTTGCGAAGTGACGTCCCGCGATTCGGTGGGGCGGCGCTTTTTCCTCAAGCCGGCGGTGCGCACGGCGATCGTCGCCAATATCGTCGTGGTCGGGCTGGCCTACAACCTGTTGCTGCGACCGTTATGGCATCCCCAGGGCTTTCAGTGGCTGGCGGACGAGTTGCTGCACGACGTGATGCCGTTGCTGTTCGTGGTCTATTGGTGGCGCTGCGTGCCCAAGGGCGACCTGCGGTTCTCGCAGGTCCTGCCGTGGCTGATCTACCCGCTGGTGTATTTCGCCTATGTGCTGCTGCGTGGGCACTTGATCGGCGCGTATCCGTATCCCTTCGTCGATGTCGACCGGTTGGGTTATCCCCAGGTGTTCATCAATGCCGGGCGGATTCTGCTGGGGTTCCTGCTGGTGTCGCTGGTGCTGATCGGTGTGGATCGCGGGTGCGGGCGGCGACGGGCCTGA
- a CDS encoding VF530 family DNA-binding protein, translating into MTETSNNPLHGVTLEQILNALVAHYEWAGLAERIDIRCFKSDPSIKSSLTFLRRTPWAREKVERLYVKLMRTKR; encoded by the coding sequence ATGACCGAAACATCCAACAATCCGCTGCACGGGGTGACCCTGGAGCAGATCCTCAATGCCCTGGTGGCTCACTACGAGTGGGCGGGCCTGGCCGAGCGCATCGATATCCGTTGCTTCAAGAGCGATCCGAGCATCAAGTCGAGCCTGACCTTCCTGCGCAGGACGCCTTGGGCGCGGGAGAAGGTCGAGCGGCTGTACGTCAAGCTGATGCGTACCAAGCGCTGA